One window of the Eucalyptus grandis isolate ANBG69807.140 chromosome 8, ASM1654582v1, whole genome shotgun sequence genome contains the following:
- the LOC104428692 gene encoding DNA topoisomerase 3-beta — MSSMGCSSGSMCSIRVTSVIGHVFGLDFPATYQDWKATDPLDLFEAPTVKTESNPKAHIRRHLSQEALGCGYLVLWLDCDREGENICFEVIECTGFGRNKDRSKVYRARFSSISEKDILKCMDNLVEPNKDEALAVDARQQIDLKVGVAFTRFQTAYFQGRYGNLDARVISYGPCQTPTLGFCVQRYLQLTTFKPEKFWTLHPYLIHDGYEIQLEWERQKLFDLDVATMLHKLVVGDGILEVTDISEKQESKSRPSGLNTVNLLKVASSALGFGPQTAMQLAERLYTQGFISYPRTESTAYPASFDFRSTLAAQANNPTWGSYVEKLLVDGYHKPKSGTDAGDHPPITPVNSATEVVLGNDAWRLYQYVCQHFLGSISPDLKYIRKKVKFTIGGELFHCVGHHITNKGFTSIMPWLAINEKSLPQFTKGEKLKTSKVELHEGNTTAPDFLSESELISLMEKNGIGTDASIPVHINNICERNYVQVQAGRKLAPTALGISLIRGYQSIDADLCLPDIRSFIEQQITLVAKGQVDHSHVVSHVLQQFKQKFLYFTKQIGNMDVLFEAQFSQLADSGRPLSRCGKCLRYMKYISTRPPRLYCNTCEEVYHLPQNGTIKLYKELTCPLDSFELLIFSMPGPEGKSFPLCPYCYNSPPFEGIDTLFGAGRMGNSNNPGKGAGMPCFLCPHPTCRHSLITQGVCACPECNGTLVLDPISAPNWRLFCNMCNCLVLLPQGAHRVSTTPDRCPDCDSMIIEVDFNKKATPLEDGATLHKGCILCDELLHSLVVVKHGKSFSRRGARGRGRGMGRSGRGAGRGSSKMVDPKMSFRGF, encoded by the exons GCTCATATTCGGAGGCATCTAAGTCAAGAAGCTCTTGGTTGTGGTTACTTAGTGTTGTGGTTAGATTGCGACCGCGAAGGAGAAAACATATGCTTTGAAG TTATTGAGTGCACTGGCTTTGGTCGAAACAAGGACCGTAGCAAAGTTTATCGTGCTCGGTTTTCTTCTATCTCTGAGAAGGATATTTTGAAGTGTATGGACAACCTTGTTGAGCCTAACAAGGACGAGGCATTGGCTGTGGATGCTCGTCAACAGATAGATCTCAAAGTGGGTGTCGCATTTACACGCTTCCAAACTGCTTATTTCCAGGGAAGATATGGGAATCTTGATGCCAGAGTTATTTC CTATGGGCCATGTCAAACTCCTACGCTTGGGTTTTGTGTCCAACGGTATTTGCAACTTACGACTTTTAAGCCTGAAAAGTTTTGGACCTTGCACCCCTACTTAATACATGATGGCTATGAAATTCAGCTGGAATGGGAACGTCAGAAGCTATTTGACTTAGAT GTTGCTACGATGCTCCATAAACTGGTTGTAGGTGATGGAATATTAGAAGTAACTGACATATCTGAAAAACAGGAGAGTAAAAGTCGTCCTTCAGGTCTCAACACTGTGAATCTTCTGAAG GTTGCTTCGAGTGCACTGGGCTTTGGACCTCAAACAGCAATGCAATTAGCTGAGAGACTATACACTCAAGGTTTCATCAG CTATCCACGCACAGAGAGTACAGCCTACCCTGCTTCGTTTGACTTTAGAAGTACTCTTGCTGCACAAGCAAATAATCCTACTTGGGGTAGTTATGTGGAGAAGCTTCTAGTTGACGGTTATCATAAGCCAAAGTCTGGAACAGATGCTGGTGATCATCCTCCTATAACTCCAGTAAACTCAGCAACTGAGGTTGTGCTTGGGAATGATGCTTGGAGACTGTACCAGTATGTTTGCCAACACTTTCTGGGAAGCATCTCTCCTGACCTCAAGTACATTAG GAAGAAAGTCAAATTCACAATTGGAGGAGAATTATTCCATTGCGTTGGACATCATATCACAAACAAAGGGTTTACTTCTATCATGCCATGGTTGGCCATAAATGAGAAAAGTCTGCCTCAATTCACAAAAGGCGAGAAGTTAAAAACTTCAAAAGTGGAGCTGCATGAG GGGAACACAACTGCCCCTGATTTTCTTAGTGAAAGTGAGCTGATTTCTTTGATGGAGAAGAATGGAATTGGAACTGATGCATCTATCCCTGTGCATATCAACAATATTTGCGAACGCAACTATGTACAG GTGCAGGCTGGAAGGAAGTTGGCTCCAACTGCCTTAGGTATAAGCTTAATAAGAGGCTACCAATCGATTGATGCTGATCTCTGTCTACCTGACATCCGCAGCTTCATTGAACAACAGATTACTCTTGTTGCGAAGGGTCAAGTGGATCATTCTCATGTTGTGTCTCATGTGCTTCAGCAGTTCAAGCAAAAATTCTTGTACTTTACTAAACAG ATTGGAAACATGGACGTGTTGTTTGAAGCTCAATTTTCTCAACTTGCTGATTCAGGCCGCCCTCTCAGTAGATGTGGCAAGTGCCTCCGATACATGAAGTACATTTCTACTAGGCCACCGCGTCTGTATTGTAATACATGCGAGGAGGTTTATCATCTTCCTCAAAATGGAACAATCAAG CTGTACAAGGAACTCACATGTCCTTTGGACAGCTTTGAACTCTTGATCTTCTCCATGCCTGGTCCTGAAGGCAAATCTTTCCCTCTCTGCCCATATTGTTACAACAGTCCACCCTTTGAAGGTATCGATACGCTTTTCGGTGCTGGCAGGATGGGTAACTCTAACAATCCTGGGAAAGGAGCCGGCATGCCATGCTTTCTCTGCCCCCACCCAACATGCCGGCATTCTCTGATAACCCAAGGAGTATGTGCATGCCCAGAATGCAATGGTACCCTCGTACTAGACCCAATCAGCGCTCCAAATTGGAGGCTCTTCTGCAACATGTGCAACTGCCTCGTTCTTCTCCCACAGGGTGCTCACAGGGTGTCGACTACTCCCGACCGGTGTCCCGATTGTGACTCGATGATCATAGAAGTGGACTTCAATAAGAAGGCAACGCCTTTAGAGGATGGGGCCACGCTGCATAAAGGTTGCATCCTGTGTGATGAGTTGCTTCATTCTCTTGTGGTGGTGAAGCACGGCAAGTCATTTTCTAGACGAGGTGCGAGAGGAAGGGGCCGAGGAATGGGAAGATCTGGGAGGGGTGCAGGCCGCGGCAGTTCGAAAATGGTCGATCCTAAGATGTCTTTTCGAGGTTTCTAA